One Triticum dicoccoides isolate Atlit2015 ecotype Zavitan chromosome 5B, WEW_v2.0, whole genome shotgun sequence genomic window carries:
- the LOC119305934 gene encoding uncharacterized protein LOC119305934 — MAKARRRRVPAFGEWNYNYHHDEPEATAALPPAVVAPAAWYATPEPEACSDVWFRYSPPPRKPTPKKQARRRPEGDVSRERSKASWDAAVAKSGDSRRVVQPVDGDLYRVPPPELASHRRPTKKWSLWMGCLGLNSCVD; from the exons ATGGCG AAGGCGCGGAGGCGTCGCGTGCCGGCGTTCGGGGAGTGGAACTACAACTACCACCACGACGAGCCGGAGGCGACAGCGGCACTTCCGCCGGCCGTTGTTGCACCGGCCGCGTGGTACGCCACGCCGGAGCCGGAGGCCTGCAGCGACGTGTGGTTCAGGTACTCGCCTCCCCCGCGCAAACCCACGCCCAAGAAGCAGGCGAGGAGGCGGCCCGAGGGCGACGTGTCCCGGGAGCGTTCCAAGGCGTCCTGGGACGCCgccgtggccaagagcggcgactcCAGGCGGGTGGTGCAGCCGGTCGACGgggacctgtaccgggtgccaccacCGGAGCTCGCCTCCCACCGGCGGCCAACGAAG AAGTGGAGCCTGTGGATGGGATGCCTGGGCCTCAACTCATGCGTCGACTGA